A window from Gossypium raimondii isolate GPD5lz chromosome 7, ASM2569854v1, whole genome shotgun sequence encodes these proteins:
- the LOC105799350 gene encoding uncharacterized protein LOC105799350 isoform X2, with the protein MDSISRLAVVIDNGTGRLERTSITCGRKEIQLALDKRHSILIEFRYNMQRQSQIVSPKMMEAFFPEERRRSKKKKDSFAKPQDSIARTDSGSQAFNVPQLGSKTVSRCLNSSLKLLMSSCSFLLFNCFHNDMRLSV; encoded by the exons ATGGATTCCATTTCTCGCCTCGCTGTCGTCATCGACAATGGCACTGG AAGGCTGGAAAGAACGAGCATCACTTGTGGAAGAAAAGAGATTCAGCTGGCTCTGGACAAACGGCATTCAATTTTGATAGAATT CAGATACAATATGCAAAGACAAAGTCAAATTGTATCGCCAAAAATGATGGAAGCTTTTTTCCCagaggaaagaagaagaagcaagaaGAAAAAG GATTCTTTTGCAAAACCTCAAGACTCTATTGCAAGAACTGACAGTGGATCACAGGCATTTAATGTTCCACAATTGGGATCCAAAACTGTTTCCAGATGTTTAAATTCATCACTGAAGCTTCTAATGAGCAGTTGTTCTTTTTTACTCTTTAACTGTTTTCACAATGACATGCGTTTGAGTGTTTGA
- the LOC105799375 gene encoding wound-induced basic protein-like, which produces MIYDVNSPLFRSFLSQKGGSSDKRKMEEQKPKEQRPKANENKPVMTE; this is translated from the exons ATGATTTACGACGTCAATTCTCCTCTCTTCCGCTCTTTCCTCAGCCAGAAGGGAGGCTCCTCCGACAAGAG AAAAATGGAGGAGCAGAAGCCTAAGGAACAGAGACCCAAAGCAAATGAGAATAAGCCTGTCATGACAGAGTAA
- the LOC105799350 gene encoding uncharacterized protein LOC105799350 isoform X1 has translation MDSISRLAVVIDNGTGRLERTSITCGRKEIQLALDKRHSILIELVIVPSTTMEDFCYSSITPFAASTNLALFCEWLLEPNLLYSRYNMQRQSQIVSPKMMEAFFPEERRRSKKKKDSFAKPQDSIARTDSGSQAFNVPQLGSKTVSRCLNSSLKLLMSSCSFLLFNCFHNDMRLSV, from the exons ATGGATTCCATTTCTCGCCTCGCTGTCGTCATCGACAATGGCACTGG AAGGCTGGAAAGAACGAGCATCACTTGTGGAAGAAAAGAGATTCAGCTGGCTCTGGACAAACGGCATTCAATTTTGATAGAATT GGTTATTGTTCCTTCTACAACCATGGAAGACTTTTGCTACTCATCAATAACTCCATTTGCAGCTTCAACCAACCTTGCTTTATTCTGCGAGTGGCTACTTGAACCAAACTTACTTTATTCTAG ATACAATATGCAAAGACAAAGTCAAATTGTATCGCCAAAAATGATGGAAGCTTTTTTCCCagaggaaagaagaagaagcaagaaGAAAAAG GATTCTTTTGCAAAACCTCAAGACTCTATTGCAAGAACTGACAGTGGATCACAGGCATTTAATGTTCCACAATTGGGATCCAAAACTGTTTCCAGATGTTTAAATTCATCACTGAAGCTTCTAATGAGCAGTTGTTCTTTTTTACTCTTTAACTGTTTTCACAATGACATGCGTTTGAGTGTTTGA
- the LOC105799350 gene encoding uncharacterized protein LOC105799350 isoform X3: MDSISRLAVVIDNGTGRLERTSITCGRKEIQLALDKRHSILIELYNMQRQSQIVSPKMMEAFFPEERRRSKKKKDSFAKPQDSIARTDSGSQAFNVPQLGSKTVSRCLNSSLKLLMSSCSFLLFNCFHNDMRLSV; encoded by the exons ATGGATTCCATTTCTCGCCTCGCTGTCGTCATCGACAATGGCACTGG AAGGCTGGAAAGAACGAGCATCACTTGTGGAAGAAAAGAGATTCAGCTGGCTCTGGACAAACGGCATTCAATTTTGATAGAATT ATACAATATGCAAAGACAAAGTCAAATTGTATCGCCAAAAATGATGGAAGCTTTTTTCCCagaggaaagaagaagaagcaagaaGAAAAAG GATTCTTTTGCAAAACCTCAAGACTCTATTGCAAGAACTGACAGTGGATCACAGGCATTTAATGTTCCACAATTGGGATCCAAAACTGTTTCCAGATGTTTAAATTCATCACTGAAGCTTCTAATGAGCAGTTGTTCTTTTTTACTCTTTAACTGTTTTCACAATGACATGCGTTTGAGTGTTTGA